ATAGATATTCGGCTTCGCCAATTACCAGTTTCCGGTTCCCAACCCTTAAGTTATGTTTATTTCTATCCACTAACTTACACAAGTTATGCGCATCTGCTTATGACTGACTTACAATCAGTAGTTTCTGCCGAATGGCTGTTGGAACACTTGGAAGATCCACAAGTAGCGATCGCCGATTGTCGTTTTTCACTTACCGATCCACAACTTGGTTATCAACAGTATCTAAAAAATCATATTCCAGGAGCTTTCTATTTAGATTTAAACAAAGATCTTTCTAGCCCTGTAGCGATACATGGCGGACGCCATCCGTTACCCGACCCGCATACATTGGCGCGCAAGTTAGCACAACTTGGTATCACCTCACAAACATTTGTCGTAGCTTACGATGACTCGCGCTTTGCTTTCGCGGCGCGCTTGTGGTGGCTATTACGTTACTTAGGACACACTCAAGTAGCTGTTTTGGATGGTGGTTTCAGTGGTTGGCTCAACAGTGGCTATCGCGTAACGTCAGTTATTCCTCAATCTAAATCGGGTAGTTTTGTGCCGCAAGTGCATCTCGATCGCGTTGTTGATATCACAGCAGTTAAAGCTCGTAAAGACTCTCCAGGAGTCGTTCTTGTCGATTCACGCGAAAGCGATCGCTATGCTGGAGAACGCGAACCAATCGATCCGATTGCAGGTCATATTCCTGGTGCAGTAAATTATCCTTGGCAAGAGGTTTCTGACACTCAAGGTTACCTGCGATCGCCTACCGCACAGCGCGATCGTTGGGAAAAGCTTAAATCTGCTGAAGAAATTATCGTTTATTGTGGTTCGGGTGTGACAGCT
The DNA window shown above is from Chroococcidiopsis sp. TS-821 and carries:
- a CDS encoding sulfurtransferase, which codes for MTDLQSVVSAEWLLEHLEDPQVAIADCRFSLTDPQLGYQQYLKNHIPGAFYLDLNKDLSSPVAIHGGRHPLPDPHTLARKLAQLGITSQTFVVAYDDSRFAFAARLWWLLRYLGHTQVAVLDGGFSGWLNSGYRVTSVIPQSKSGSFVPQVHLDRVVDITAVKARKDSPGVVLVDSRESDRYAGEREPIDPIAGHIPGAVNYPWQEVSDTQGYLRSPTAQRDRWEKLKSAEEIIVYCGSGVTACVNLLSLELAGIYTGKLYAGSWSDWCSYLIAEPPTAETRTNENYANS